The Lynx canadensis isolate LIC74 chromosome D1, mLynCan4.pri.v2, whole genome shotgun sequence genome has a segment encoding these proteins:
- the LOC115525068 gene encoding small VCP/p97-interacting protein, with product MGMCFPCPGESAPPSPDLEEKRAKLAEAAERRQKEAASRGILDVRSVEEKRKKKEKIEKQIATSGPPPEGGLRWTVS from the exons ATGGGGATGTGTTTTCCCTGTCCGGGGGAGTCCGCGCCTCCCTCGCCGGACCTG gaagagaaaagagcaaagctTGCAGAGgctgcagagagaagacagaaggag GCTGCATCTCGGGGCATTTTGGATGTTCGGTctgtggaagaaaagagaaagaaaaaggaaaaaatagaaaaacaaattgctACATCTGGGCCCCCACCAGAAGGTGGACTTAGG